A region of the Zhihengliuella halotolerans genome:
GTCGGCGACGATCGTCATCGCGCTCACGATCTACGGTGCCGCGCTCATGGTCCGGACGGCCGCCGACGCGTTCGCGTCCGTCGATCCCCACGTGCGGCAGGCCGCGCTCGCCGTCGGGCATTCGCCCCGGGAACTGTTCTGGAAAGTGGACCTGCCGCTCGCGGTGCCCGTCCTCGTGGCGGGCCTGCGCGTGGTCACCGTCAGCACGGTCGGGCTCGTGACGATCGGTGCGCTCATCGGTGTCCCGAGCCTCGGCACCCTCTTCACGGACGGATTCCAGCGCGGGATCGTCGCCGAGGTCGTCACCGGCCTCGTCGCCACCGTCGTCGTCGCCCTCGTGCTCGATGCGCTGTGCCTCCTCGCGGGCCGGGCGCTGACGCCGTGGCGGCGGGTGAAGGCGGGAGTCGGCGCATGAACCTTCTTCTCGACGCCGCCGCCTGGCTGGCCGATCCGGCGCAGTGGACCGGCCCGGGATCGGTGCCGACGCGGATCCTCGAACACCTGTGGGTGACCCTCCTCGTCGTCGTCGCGGCCGCCGCGGTCGCCCTCCCCGCGGGCGTGTGGGTGGGACACACCGGGCGGGGGCGGTCCGTCGTCATCGCGTTCGCCGGGGCCGCCCGCGCCATCCCGACGCTCGGCCTGCTCACGCTGCTCGGGCTGTGGCTGGGGATCGGGCTCGGGGCACCGCTGCTGGCGCTCATCGTCCTGGCCATTCCATCGCTGCTCGCCGGGGCCTACTCGGGGGTCGAATCGGTGGACCACACGACGACGTCGGCCGCCCGGGCCCTCGGCATGAGCGAGTGGCAGATCGTCACCCGCGTCGAATTGCCGCTTGCGGCCCCGGTCATCCTCGGCGGTGTGCGCGCCGCGACGCTGCAGGTCATCGCCACGGCGACGCTCGCGGCTTACCTGGCGAACACCGGCCTGGGGCGCTACCTGTTCAACGGACTGAAGTCCCGGGACTACGCGCAGATGCTCGCTGG
Encoded here:
- a CDS encoding ABC transporter permease encodes the protein MTWLSHAWGWVLELTWAHLWLSLPAILLSAAIAVPVGRLAFRRPRLGGPLLSGASLLYAIPALPLLIIVPAIFGVPLRSSATIVIALTIYGAALMVRTAADAFASVDPHVRQAALAVGHSPRELFWKVDLPLAVPVLVAGLRVVTVSTVGLVTIGALIGVPSLGTLFTDGFQRGIVAEVVTGLVATVVVALVLDALCLLAGRALTPWRRVKAGVGA
- a CDS encoding ABC transporter permease, which encodes MNLLLDAAAWLADPAQWTGPGSVPTRILEHLWVTLLVVVAAAAVALPAGVWVGHTGRGRSVVIAFAGAARAIPTLGLLTLLGLWLGIGLGAPLLALIVLAIPSLLAGAYSGVESVDHTTTSAARALGMSEWQIVTRVELPLAAPVILGGVRAATLQVIATATLAAYLANTGLGRYLFNGLKSRDYAQMLAGALLVTLLALLLEIVLALLQRRAQRMARPAAERSQPSTPMVPTKGPS